The following DNA comes from Streptomyces pristinaespiralis.
CGCATCAGGGCCTCCTGTTCGAGGGAGAGGTGCTCGATGCGGCTGCGGAGCCGGGCGATCTCGCCCGTCAGGTTCAGCACCGTGGCGTCCGGGCCGCCCGCCGGCCCCGGCGCGGTGGGCGCGGGTGCGGGTGGCGGCGGCAGGGGGTGGACGCGGGCGAGCTGCCCGGCCGGGCCCGGCGCGGCCAGTCGCGGGTCGTGCTGGAGGATCGCCTCCATCCGGCCGCGCAGCGCGGGACCCGGCTCGACGCCCAGTTCGTGCACCAGCCGTCTGCGGGCCCGGTCGTACACGCTCAGTGCCTCCGCCTGCCGCCCGCACCGGTACAGGGCGAGCATCAGCAGGTCGTAGAAACGTTCCCGCATCGGGTGGTCGGTCGTCAGTTCCTCGAGCTCGCCGGTGATCTCACCGTGCCGGGCCGCTCGCAGGCACGCGTCGTACAGGGCCTCCAGGGCGGTCAGCCGGTTCTCCTCCAGCTGGGCCGCCTCCGCCGCGCAGATGTCGCCCAGCACGCTGCCCTCCAGCGCGGGCCCCCGCCACAGCGCCAGCGCCTGGCGCAGCAGTTCGGCCGCCTGCTCGGGGTCGGTGGCGGCGGCGGCCCGGCCCTGGGCGGCCAGCCGGTGGAAGCGGTCGGCGTCGGTGCCGGCACGCCCCAGCCGCAGGACGTAGCCGAGCGAGCGGGTCACGATCCACTCGTGGTGCGGCTCGCCGGAGCCCGGCTCTGGCACCGGCAGCAGCCGCCGCAGCCGCGCCACATGCGCCTGCAGGGCGTTGGTCGCGTTCGCCGGCGGCTGTTCGCCCCACAGTTCGTCGATCAGCCGGTGCACGGACACGATCTGCCCCGACTTCACCACGAGCGCGCCCAGCAGGGCGCGCTGCTTGGCACCCGTGGGAAGGATCCTCACACCGGTTCGCTCGTCGTGGACTTCCACCGGACCGAGAATGCGGAACTTCATTGTCTTCCTCGCACGTCCCTTTAGAAGCGGTCGGGATCGGTGAAGCCCAGCGGCACGGCCGGCTCTTTGCCCAGCGCCAGGTCGGCCACCGCCTCACCGATGCCCGTGGAGTGCTTGAAGCCGTGGCTGCTGCAGCCGCCCGCGACCAGCAGCCGCGGATCGCGCCCGGGCCGGCCGATGACGAACTGCCCGTCGGGCGTGCGGGCGTAGATGTTCGCCACCGCCCGCGAGGGCGCCTGCCCGGCGCCGGGCACCGCGTCCGCCAGATGGCGGGCCAGCACGCTCCAGTCGGCGGGCGACACGGAGCGTTCCACCGTGTCGGGGTCGACGGTGGCGAAGTGCCGGCCGCCGTCCTCCAGGCCCAGCTTGAGCTCGGTGCCTCCGGGCAGCACCCCGTGCCCCCAGATGACGTCCCCGCCCGCGAGTTCGCGCATGAACACCGGCAGCCGGCGCAGGGTGAACCGTTCGTCGGCCTTCGCGGGGGTGAACCAGGTCGTCGGCATCCGCACCACCTCCAGCGGCAGCGACGGCACCAGCCGGCCCAGCCACGGCCCGGCGGTCACCACCGCCTGCCCGGCCCGCAGCACCCGGCCGGCGGCCGTGTGCACCTCGACACCCGTAGCGGTGAGCTCCAGGGCCGTGACCCGGGTGTCGGTCAGCACGCCGGCGCCCGCGGCCCGGGCCGCGCCGACCGCCGCCCGGATCGTCATCTCCGGCAGCGTCAGCCCGCCCGCCGGCTCGACGACGCCCACGTCGCCGGGCGCCAGCGCCTGATGGGCGGGCGCCCGGCGGTGCAGCTCCCGCCGGTCGAGGACCTCGATGTCCAGCCCGTGTTCGCGGGCCGCGCGCAGCGCACCGCCCACGATCCGCCCGTCGGGCGGGCCGATCAGCATCGCCCCGGTCGGATCGAGCAGGTGCGTGCCGGTCTCCCGCTCCAACTCCTGCCACAGCTGCCGGGAGCGGCGGGCCAGCGGCACCAGCCCGGGATGCTCCAGGCACGCGGTGCGGAACATCCGGCTCTCCCCGTGCGAGGAGCCATGGGCGTTGGCCAGGCCGTACTGCTCGACGCCGATCACCCGCACCCCGCGCCCGGCCAGCTGCCACAGCGCGCACGCGCCCCACGCGCCGAGCCCGACGACGACGACGTCCGCGTCCGTGCCGCTCACGCCGCACCCACCGCCCGGGCCGCGGCGAGCGCGGCGCTCGCGTCACGGGCGACGTGCTCCAGCAGCGGGACCGGGTCGGCCTGGAAGTAGAAGTGCCCGCCGTCGAACATCCGCAGCCCCATGAACCGCCGCGCGTGCTCCTGCCAGCCGGCCAGCCGCTCCGGCGCGACGACGACGTCGCCGTGCCCGCCGTACACGTTCAGCGGCATCCGCAGGTCCGGCGCGCCGGGCAGCGGGCGCCAGCTCTCCACCAGCCGCAGGTCGTTGCGCAGCGCCGGCGCGAACATCTCCCACAGGTCCGGGTCCTGCAACACCTCCAGCGGGGTGCCGCCCATCGCGGCCAGGTGCAGCCGCAGTTCCTCGTCGGGCAGGGCGTGGCGGCGGGTGCCCTCGCCCTGCGGCCGCGGCGCGCCGCGTGCGGACAGCCCCAGCCACACCGGCAGCCGGTGGCCTTCCGCGGCCAGCTGCTGGGTCAGCTCGTAGGCGATCAGGGCGCCCATGCTGTGTCCGAAGAACGCGAACGGGCCGCTCAGATCGGCCGCGAGACGGCGCCGGAAGAACGCGGCCAGCGCGTGGGCGTCGTCGATCTGCGGCTCGCCGGTGAGCCGCCCGCGGCCGGGCGCGTCCAGCAGCCGCACGTCCCACGAGGCGGGCAGCAGCCTCGGCCAGTCGCGGTAGAGCAGATGCGAGCCGCCCGCGTGGTGGAACACGAACAGCCGCAGCCCGTCACCGGTGCCGTACATGGGCGCTCCCTCGTACCGGGCCGCGTTCACGCGGCGGCCACGGCCGCGACGCTGCCGGTGAAGGCGGGGGCGACATGCCGGGCGAACAGCTCCATGGCCCGCTCGGCCCGCTCGTAGGGCAGCGGGCCCGGGTTGAACTGCAGGCTCAGGCAGATGTCGTCGCCGTACCAGTCGCGGATCGTCGCGATCTGGCCGCGGACCTCGTCCGGCGTGCCGGCCAGCACCTTGTTCGCCGCCAGCGCCGTGTCGAAGTCGTAGGAGCGGGCCTTGTCGGCGAACTGCTCGTAGCCCGGGTACTGCTCCGAGCGGGCGTTCGCCCAGGACGCGACCGCCGCCGCCATCTGCTCCACATAGTTGCGCTCGCACGCGGCCGCGTCCGAAAGGACCGCGGCCCGGTCCTCACCGAGGTAACAGGTGTACTTGATCTGGATGCGGCCCGGGCCCTCGTGGCCCGCCGCACGCCGCGCCTCGCGGTAGGCGGCCGTCATCTGCGTCAGCTGCTCCTGGCTGGTGACCGACGGCACCACCTGCAGATGGTGGCCCTGCTCACCGGCGAGCGCGCACGAGGCGGCGCTGGTCGCGGACGCCACGAACACCGGCGGGTGCGGCCGCTGATAGGGCCGGGGGAAGCCGGTCACCGGACCGAAACGGTGCACCTCGCCCTCGAACCGGACCTCCTTGCCGCTCCACAGCGCCACACACGCCTCGACGACCTCCGTGAAACGGGTCCGGCTCTCCTCCATGGGCACGTTGAACAGTTCGAACTCGTCGGGCAGGAAACCGCGTCCGAAGCCCACGTCCAGCCGCCCGTGGCACAGGTTGTCCAGCAGCGCCAGCCGCGCCGCCAGCTGCACCGGATGCGCGAACGAGGCGATCACCGCGCCCGTCACCAGCCGTATGCGGCTGGTGCGCGCGGCGGCGGCCGTCAGGAACACCACCGGGTCGGGGCTGTAACCGCCGTAGGGGGAGCCGTAGTGCTCGACCGTCTGGACATGTTCGAAGTCCAGTGCCTCGGCCAGCTCGACCAGCTGAAGACTTTCGTCGTAATAGGTGCTCGCACTCTTCTTGACCGGGTCGACGACCGGGAAGAAGTTGACGCCGAATTCCATGGGGGGCTCCGTCCGGTGATCCGATTCCGGCTTCACGAAAAAGCCTGGTACAACTCTTCGACTATCGGACCTTAGACGGTGTCGGCGGGCCGTGCGGGGCGCGCGAGCGGGACTCCAGCCTCCGTATGAGGGGCCTTGAGTTGTTTTCAGGGCGTGCGCGTCGGACGCTCCTGGGAAAGCAGCTGCCACCAGTGCCCGAGCGTCGGGCGGGCCATCAACTCGGGAAAGCCGACCTCGATGCCGCGCCGGTGCCAGGCGGAGATGAGCCGCATGGTGCTGATCGAGTCCAGCCCGTGATCGACCAGGTCCTCGTCGTCGTCCGGCAGTTCCGCCGGCTCCAGCCGCATACAGCCGGCGACCATCTGCCGCAGCAGCTGCCGGGTCAGCGGATCCGCTCCCGGCGGCACCTCACGCTCCGAATACGTCTCCATGGCGCCGAAAGTAACAGCGCCGCACGGCCGTAAGGAAGGCGCTTCCCTATTGCCGTTCACGTGGTCAGGCATGTGTCAGTGCCGCGTCAGGCACCGCCCGGCGGAGAACTGCTCGACAGCGGCTGGAGATTACTCGGGTCACCCGGTCGAAAGAAGCTACGGTGCATCTCGTCCATGGATAGTGAAGAAAGGACAGCGGGTCCCCAGTGGCGCAATATCGACCGCGCCTCGGATACCGATTCGTAAACCGGCTCGGAAGCCGAGCGCAGGCCGTCGAGGTACGGAGGAAACCATGAAGATTCAGGTTCTGGGTCCGCTGAGTGGCCACGTCAACGGGATGTCGATCGTTCCTACGGCGGGCAAACCGCGGCAGATCCTGGCGCTGCTCGCCCTCTACCCGGGACGGGTCATGCCCGTGCCCACACTCATGGAGGAGATCTGGGGCACCGAACTGCCGCTGAGCGCACTCACCACACTCCAGACGTACATTCTCCAGCTGCGCCGCCGGCTGGGCACCGCCATGGGACCGGACGTCCCGGGCACCGCGAAGGACGTGCTGGCCACCCGGCACGGCGGCTACCTGCTGCAGATCCCACCCGAGGCCGTCGACGTCCACGAGTACGAGCGGCTCGTCGCCGAGGGCCAGCAGGCCTTCGACGACGGCGAGGACGAACGCGCCGCCCGCACCTACCGGCAGGCGCTGGATCTGTGGCAGGGCACCGCACTGGTCGACGTACGCGTCGGCCCGATCCTGGAGATAGAGGTCATGCGGCTGGAAGAGAGCAGACTCGTCACCCGTGAGCGCCGGATCGACGCCGATCTGCGCCTGGGCCGCCACGTCGAAGTGATCGCCGAACTCACCGACCTGATCGCCCGCCACCCCCAGCACGAGGGGCTGCACTCGCAGGCGATGGTGGCGCTCTACCGCTCCGGCCGCCAGGCCACCGCGCTCGACGTCTTCCACCGGCTGCGCCGGCGGCTGATCGACGAGCTCGGCGTGGAGCCCTCGCCGCAACTGCAGCGCCTGCACCAGGCGATGCTCGCGGTCGACCCGCAGCTCGACGTGTCCTCCACCCCCCGGCGCACCTCCACCTTCAACCTGTACGCGGCCTGAACCACCGGCGCGGGGGCGGTGGTTGGCTGATTCGAGCCGTTCTCCAGGCCGGTCCGCGAAGGTCGGTGCCCATGAACGGATCCGTGCACACAGCAGCCGCGGGAGGCGGCCCCGCCCCGGCGGGCCGCCCACCCCTGCGGCTGTACTGCTTCGCGCACGCCGGCGCCGGGGTCACCGGCTTCGCCCGCTGGCCGACCCGGTCGGGCCCGGACATCGACATCCGCCCGGTGCTGCTGCCCGGCCGTGACTCCCGGCGCCACGAGAAGCGCCCCACCTCACGCACCGGTCTGCTGGAGGACCTGCTCGGCGTCCTGTCCGACGCCGCGCACAGCGGCCCCTACGTCCTGTACGGGCACAGCCTGGGCGGCATGGTCGCCTACACCCTCGCCCGCGCCCTCACCGACAAGGGCCTGCCGCCCCCCGTGCTCCTCGCGGTCGGCGCCTGCCCGCCGCCGGACGCGGTCCTGGCCCACCACAGCGGCGAGTTGAGCGACGAGCAACTGCTCACCTTCCTCGGCGACCTGGGCTCCGCACCCACCGGCCTGCTCGCCGACCCGGACAGCGTGTGGCACCGCACGGTGCTGCCCGTCCTGCGGGACGACCTGCGGCTCGGCGCCGCCCTGCGCGCCGCCGCCAACGACCCCGCCACCGGAGGCCCCCTGCCGGTGCCGGTCCTGGCCGTCGACGGCCGGGACGACCGGGTGGTGGACGCGCAGGCGATGGACGGCTGGCGGCGCTGGACCACCGGCCCGCTGGTGCGGCGCACCGTCCCGGGCGACCACTTCTTCGTACGCGGCCGGGAGATCCCCCGGCTCATCGGGCGGGCCTGCCGTGTGGCGCGGCGCACCGCGCCCCTATCTGGAGGACAACTGTGAGGGACCAGGCGATGAGACGGGTCGTCATCACCGGCATAGGCGTCGTCGCGCCCGGCGGCGTGGGCACCCGGAACTTCTGGGACACGCTCACCGCGGGCCGCACCGCCACCCGCGGCATCACCCTGTTCGACGCATCCGCCTACCGCTCCCGCATCGCGGCCGAGGCCGACTTCGATGCCGCCGCGCACGGCTTCGGCCCCGCCGAGGCCGCCCGCCTGGACCGGGCCGCCCAGTTCGCCCTCGTCAGCGCCCGGGAGGCGCTCGCCGACAGCGGCCTGCCCACCGACCTGCCCGACCCGCTGCGCACCGGCGTCACCCTCGGCAGCGCGGTCGGCTGCACCACCGGACTCGACGACGAGTACGGCGTCGTCAGCGAACAGGGCTCGGCCTGGGAGGTCGACCACACACGGGCCGTCGCCCACCTCTTCGACTACTTCGTGCCCAGCTCGCTGGCCGCCGAAGTGGCCCGCGCCACCGGCGCCCAGGGCCCCGTCTCCCTCATCTCCACCGGCTGCACCTCCGGCCTGGACTCCATCGGCCACGCCGTCGACCTGATCCGCGAGGGCAGCGCCGACGTCATGGTCACCGGCGCCACCGAAGCACCCATCTCGCCGATCACCGTCGCCTGCTTCGACGCCATCAAGGCCACCAGCCCCCGCAACGACGACCCGGCCACCGCCTCCCGCCCCTTCGACCGCACCCGCAACGGGTTCGTCCTCGGCGAAGGCTCGGCCGTCCTGGTGCTGGAGGAGTTCGAACACGCCCGCCGCCGCGGCGCCCACGTGTACGCGGAGATCTCCGGCTTCGCCGGCCGCAGCAACGCCTACCACATGACCGGCCTGAAGGCCGACGGCGCCGAGATGGCCGAGGCGATCACCGCCGCCCTGGACGAGGCACGGCTCGACCCCACCGCCGTCGACTACATCAACGCCCACGGCTCGGGCACCAAGCAGAACGACCGGCACGAGACCGCCGCCTTCAAACGCAGCCTCGGCCACCACGCCCGCACCGTCCCGGTCAGCTCCATCAAATCGATGATCGGACACTCCCTCGGCGCCATCGGGTCGCTCGAGGTCGCCGCCAGCGCCCTGGCCATCGAGCACAACACCGTCCCCCCGACGGCGAACCTGCACGAGCCCGACCCGGCGTGCGACCTCGACTACACCCCCCTGACCGCCCGCGAACAGCGCACCGACACGGTCCTCAGCGTCGGCAGCGGCTTCGGCGGCTTCCAGAGCGCCATCGTCCTGACCCGGCCGCGACTGCAGGAGGCAGCTTGACTTCTCCCCCTCCTGAAAGAGGGGGATTCTCACGGCTCGCGCCGTGAGGGTTTCTGCTTCGTCACCGACTGCCCGCCCGGAGTGCTCCGTTGAGGTCTTACACCAGCTCCACAGACAGACACGGCCGGCCCGGCCGCCAGAAGGTTCTTCGCCGCGTTCACGTCCCGGTCATGGACCGCCCCACAGCTGTCACACGTCCAGGTACGGACGGAAAGCGGCATTCTCCTTGCGAGGGTGCCGCAGGCGGAGCACATCTTGGAGGAGGGGAAGAAGCGGTCCACCGCGATCACTTCCCGTCCGTACCAGGCGGCCTTGTACTCCAGCATGGAGCGGAACTTGCTCCAGCTCGCGTCCGAGATTGCCCGGGCGAGGGTGTGGTTCTTGACCATGTTGCGCACGGTCAGGTCCTCGATCACGATCGTTTGGTTGTCACGAACGAGACGAGTGGTCAGCTTGTGCAGGCCGTCACGCCGGCGATCGGCGATCCGGGCGTGGACCTTGGCGACTTTCTGCCGGGCCTTGGCCCGGTTGGCGCCGTCACCCTTGGCCTTGCGGGCGAGCTGCCGCTGGGCACGGGCGAGGCGGGCACGGTCGCGGCGCTCGTGCCGGGGGTTGGCGATCTTTTCCCCGGTGGACAGGGTCAGCAGGTGGTCCAGGCCGACATCGACACCGACCGCCGTATCGGTCGCGGGGAGCGGCTCGACGGACGGGTCGTCGCACAGCATCGAGACGAACCATCGGCCGGCGCTGTCCTGCGAGACGGTCACCGTGGACGGCGATGCTCCCTCAGGAAGGGGACGCGACCACACGATGTCCAGCGGCTCCGCCATCTTCGCCAGGGTCAGGCGGCCGTCACGAAAGCGGAAACCGCTGGTGGTGTACTCGGCGGACCTTCGCGACCTCTTCCGCGACTTGAAACGAGGGTACTTGGCCCGTCTGCCGAAGAAGCTGGTGAAAGCCGTCTGCAAGTGCCGAAGACACTGCTGCAACGGCACCGACGACACGTCGTTGAGGAAGGCCAGCTCCTCAGTCTTCTTCCACACCGTCAGCATCGCCGAGGTCCGGCTGTAGTTGACCCGCTCCTGCCGCTCCCACGCCTCGGTACGAGCGGCGAGGGCGAGGTTGTAGACCTTGCGGATGCAGCCGAACGTGCGCGACAGCTCGGCCGCCTGCGCATCGGTCGGACAGAAGCGGTACCGATACGCCCGCTTCACGCACCTCGTGACCACGCTCACAAACTAGCGGCGCCCGACGTGAAGACCAAACCTACGGGTCAGAGCACTGTGATCCGCCCTGGCGGCGAATCACAGTTCCTTGCCCTGCTCCGCAGGTGTCCGTTTCCTCTCCGCCCTGAAGGGCGGAGCATCCACGGAGGAATGAGATGACCACGGCCTTGGCCGAACACCGGGCCCCCGCGCACACCGTGCGGCCCGCGCAGGCCACCTCCCCGCGTACCACCGCCACCGTCGTCACCGGCATCGGCGTCACCGCACCCAACGGACTGGGCACCGAAGCCTGGTGGCAGGCCGTCCTCGCCGGCGAGAGCGGCATCCGCCCCCTCACCCGCTTCGACGCCACCCGCTACCCGGTACGCCTGGCCGGCGAGATCACCGGCTTCGTCGACGCCGACCACCTGCCCAGCCGGCTGCTCCCGCAGACCGACCGCGTCACCCGCCTGTCGCTGGCCGCCGCCAAGGAGGCCCTGGACGACTGGGGCGACGACGTGGCCGCCCTGCCGGACTACAGCGCCGGCGTGGTCACCGCCAGCTCCGCCGGCGGCTTCGAGTTCGGCCAGCGCGAACTGCAGGCCCTGTGGAGCAAAGGCGGCCAGCACGTCAGCGCCTACCAGTCCTTCGCCTGGTTCTACGCCGTCAACACCGGCCAGATCTCCATCCGGCACGGCCTGCGCGGCGCCAGCGGCGTCGTCGTCTCCGAACAGGCCGGCGGCCTCGACGCCCTCGCCCAGGCCCGCCGCCGCATCCGCAAGGGCAGCCGGCTCATGATCAGCGGCGGCGTCGACTCCGCACTGTGCCCCTGGGGCTGGGCCGCCCACCTGGCCGGCGGCTCCATGAGCACCGTCACCGACCCGGCCCGCGCCTACCTGCCCTTCGACCCGGCGGCCGCGGGCCACATCGTCGGCGAGGGCGGCGCCCTGTTCGTCCTCGAGAACGGCACGGCCGCCCACGCCCGCGGCGCCCGCACCTACGGCACCTTCGCCGGATACGCCGCCACCTTCGACGGCCCGGGCACCGACCGCCTCGCCGACGCCGCCCGCCTCGCCCTCGCCGACGCCGGACTGCGCCCCGACGAGATCGACGTCGTCTTCGCCGACGCCGCCGGCACCCGCGACGCCGACCGGGCCGAAGCCGCCGCCCTGAGCGCCCTGTTCGGCCCGCACGGCGTCCCGGTCACCGCCCCCAAGACCATGACCGGCCGCCTGCTGGCCGGCGGCGCGCCCCTGGACGTGGCCGCCGCCCTGCTCAGCCTGCGCGACCAGGTCATCCCGCCGACCACCGGCACCCGGCGCCCCGCCGACGACTGCCCGATCGACCTGGTCACCGCCCCCCGCGACGGCATGCGGCTGCGCAACGCGCTGGTCCTCGCCCGCGGCCGGGGCGGCTTCAACTCCGCGGCCGTACTCAGCCAGGGCCCCGGACCGCAGTGACACACGTGGAAGAGGAGACAGACGCCATGGACCACCTGGAACTGGACGACCTGAAGACCCTGCTGCGCGAGTGCGCCGGCGTCGAGGAAGGCGTCGACCTCGACGGCGACGTCCTCGACGTCCCCTTCCTCGCCCTCGGCTACGACTCGCTGGCCCTGCTGCAGACCACCGGCCGCATC
Coding sequences within:
- a CDS encoding acyl carrier protein encodes the protein MDHLELDDLKTLLRECAGVEEGVDLDGDVLDVPFLALGYDSLALLQTTGRIERDYDVTLDEEGLDEAETPRDYLALINRALSARTAV
- a CDS encoding RNA-guided endonuclease InsQ/TnpB family protein, translating into MVTRCVKRAYRYRFCPTDAQAAELSRTFGCIRKVYNLALAARTEAWERQERVNYSRTSAMLTVWKKTEELAFLNDVSSVPLQQCLRHLQTAFTSFFGRRAKYPRFKSRKRSRRSAEYTTSGFRFRDGRLTLAKMAEPLDIVWSRPLPEGASPSTVTVSQDSAGRWFVSMLCDDPSVEPLPATDTAVGVDVGLDHLLTLSTGEKIANPRHERRDRARLARAQRQLARKAKGDGANRAKARQKVAKVHARIADRRRDGLHKLTTRLVRDNQTIVIEDLTVRNMVKNHTLARAISDASWSKFRSMLEYKAAWYGREVIAVDRFFPSSKMCSACGTLARRMPLSVRTWTCDSCGAVHDRDVNAAKNLLAAGPAVSVCGAGVRPQRSTPGGQSVTKQKPSRREP
- a CDS encoding beta-ketoacyl-[acyl-carrier-protein] synthase family protein, whose translation is MRRVVITGIGVVAPGGVGTRNFWDTLTAGRTATRGITLFDASAYRSRIAAEADFDAAAHGFGPAEAARLDRAAQFALVSAREALADSGLPTDLPDPLRTGVTLGSAVGCTTGLDDEYGVVSEQGSAWEVDHTRAVAHLFDYFVPSSLAAEVARATGAQGPVSLISTGCTSGLDSIGHAVDLIREGSADVMVTGATEAPISPITVACFDAIKATSPRNDDPATASRPFDRTRNGFVLGEGSAVLVLEEFEHARRRGAHVYAEISGFAGRSNAYHMTGLKADGAEMAEAITAALDEARLDPTAVDYINAHGSGTKQNDRHETAAFKRSLGHHARTVPVSSIKSMIGHSLGAIGSLEVAASALAIEHNTVPPTANLHEPDPACDLDYTPLTAREQRTDTVLSVGSGFGGFQSAIVLTRPRLQEAA
- a CDS encoding AfsR/SARP family transcriptional regulator produces the protein MKIQVLGPLSGHVNGMSIVPTAGKPRQILALLALYPGRVMPVPTLMEEIWGTELPLSALTTLQTYILQLRRRLGTAMGPDVPGTAKDVLATRHGGYLLQIPPEAVDVHEYERLVAEGQQAFDDGEDERAARTYRQALDLWQGTALVDVRVGPILEIEVMRLEESRLVTRERRIDADLRLGRHVEVIAELTDLIARHPQHEGLHSQAMVALYRSGRQATALDVFHRLRRRLIDELGVEPSPQLQRLHQAMLAVDPQLDVSSTPRRTSTFNLYAA
- a CDS encoding AfsR/SARP family transcriptional regulator; the encoded protein is MKFRILGPVEVHDERTGVRILPTGAKQRALLGALVVKSGQIVSVHRLIDELWGEQPPANATNALQAHVARLRRLLPVPEPGSGEPHHEWIVTRSLGYVLRLGRAGTDADRFHRLAAQGRAAAATDPEQAAELLRQALALWRGPALEGSVLGDICAAEAAQLEENRLTALEALYDACLRAARHGEITGELEELTTDHPMRERFYDLLMLALYRCGRQAEALSVYDRARRRLVHELGVEPGPALRGRMEAILQHDPRLAAPGPAGQLARVHPLPPPPAPAPTAPGPAGGPDATVLNLTGEIARLRSRIEHLSLEQEALMRRFDQLVANPASGH
- a CDS encoding thioesterase II family protein, whose translation is MYGTGDGLRLFVFHHAGGSHLLYRDWPRLLPASWDVRLLDAPGRGRLTGEPQIDDAHALAAFFRRRLAADLSGPFAFFGHSMGALIAYELTQQLAAEGHRLPVWLGLSARGAPRPQGEGTRRHALPDEELRLHLAAMGGTPLEVLQDPDLWEMFAPALRNDLRLVESWRPLPGAPDLRMPLNVYGGHGDVVVAPERLAGWQEHARRFMGLRMFDGGHFYFQADPVPLLEHVARDASAALAAARAVGAA
- a CDS encoding thioesterase II family protein — translated: MNGSVHTAAAGGGPAPAGRPPLRLYCFAHAGAGVTGFARWPTRSGPDIDIRPVLLPGRDSRRHEKRPTSRTGLLEDLLGVLSDAAHSGPYVLYGHSLGGMVAYTLARALTDKGLPPPVLLAVGACPPPDAVLAHHSGELSDEQLLTFLGDLGSAPTGLLADPDSVWHRTVLPVLRDDLRLGAALRAAANDPATGGPLPVPVLAVDGRDDRVVDAQAMDGWRRWTTGPLVRRTVPGDHFFVRGREIPRLIGRACRVARRTAPLSGGQL
- a CDS encoding phosphopantetheine-binding protein, which encodes METYSEREVPPGADPLTRQLLRQMVAGCMRLEPAELPDDDEDLVDHGLDSISTMRLISAWHRRGIEVGFPELMARPTLGHWWQLLSQERPTRTP
- the solA gene encoding N-methyl-L-tryptophan oxidase, whose protein sequence is MSGTDADVVVVGLGAWGACALWQLAGRGVRVIGVEQYGLANAHGSSHGESRMFRTACLEHPGLVPLARRSRQLWQELERETGTHLLDPTGAMLIGPPDGRIVGGALRAAREHGLDIEVLDRRELHRRAPAHQALAPGDVGVVEPAGGLTLPEMTIRAAVGAARAAGAGVLTDTRVTALELTATGVEVHTAAGRVLRAGQAVVTAGPWLGRLVPSLPLEVVRMPTTWFTPAKADERFTLRRLPVFMRELAGGDVIWGHGVLPGGTELKLGLEDGGRHFATVDPDTVERSVSPADWSVLARHLADAVPGAGQAPSRAVANIYARTPDGQFVIGRPGRDPRLLVAGGCSSHGFKHSTGIGEAVADLALGKEPAVPLGFTDPDRF
- a CDS encoding LLM class flavin-dependent oxidoreductase, with the translated sequence MEFGVNFFPVVDPVKKSASTYYDESLQLVELAEALDFEHVQTVEHYGSPYGGYSPDPVVFLTAAAARTSRIRLVTGAVIASFAHPVQLAARLALLDNLCHGRLDVGFGRGFLPDEFELFNVPMEESRTRFTEVVEACVALWSGKEVRFEGEVHRFGPVTGFPRPYQRPHPPVFVASATSAASCALAGEQGHHLQVVPSVTSQEQLTQMTAAYREARRAAGHEGPGRIQIKYTCYLGEDRAAVLSDAAACERNYVEQMAAAVASWANARSEQYPGYEQFADKARSYDFDTALAANKVLAGTPDEVRGQIATIRDWYGDDICLSLQFNPGPLPYERAERAMELFARHVAPAFTGSVAAVAAA
- a CDS encoding ketosynthase chain-length factor, with protein sequence MTTALAEHRAPAHTVRPAQATSPRTTATVVTGIGVTAPNGLGTEAWWQAVLAGESGIRPLTRFDATRYPVRLAGEITGFVDADHLPSRLLPQTDRVTRLSLAAAKEALDDWGDDVAALPDYSAGVVTASSAGGFEFGQRELQALWSKGGQHVSAYQSFAWFYAVNTGQISIRHGLRGASGVVVSEQAGGLDALAQARRRIRKGSRLMISGGVDSALCPWGWAAHLAGGSMSTVTDPARAYLPFDPAAAGHIVGEGGALFVLENGTAAHARGARTYGTFAGYAATFDGPGTDRLADAARLALADAGLRPDEIDVVFADAAGTRDADRAEAAALSALFGPHGVPVTAPKTMTGRLLAGGAPLDVAAALLSLRDQVIPPTTGTRRPADDCPIDLVTAPRDGMRLRNALVLARGRGGFNSAAVLSQGPGPQ